A single Cnuibacter physcomitrellae DNA region contains:
- a CDS encoding ATP-dependent DNA helicase RecG, with the protein MPPRPVTETVTSPPRIGYSLDAKLPGVVGDRTASALKRAFGMITVADLLTHYPRRYARRGELTALAKLPLGEDVTIIAEVREVRERPMRQRRGSLLEVSITDGEGFLTLTWFNQKWRADQLRPGTRGIFAGKVTEYRGKVQLAHPDYHLLDDLQLAGGGKDLKEWAESPIPIYPATSTVASWQIQKAMEVVLDGIGEIPDPVPAEVRAEHGLLSLTEAFELIHRPEKDSEWRRARDALRFQEAFVLQTALLAQRAAAHSEPATPRAPKPGGLLERFDAALPFELTGDQKAVGADIERDLGSDAAMMRLLQGEVGSGKTLVAVRAMLAVADSGGQSALLAPTEVLATQHLRSIARVLGPDLSAQLMPTLLTGQMSTAERKKALLRIVTGQARIVVGTHALLSESVQFYDLGFVVVDEQHRFGVEQRDTLRRKGATPPHVLVMTATPIPRTVAMTVFGDLDVSVISELPAGRQGIQSVAVPIVEKPAWGTRIWERVHEELELGRQAFVVCPAIDASGSAEEDADVEEPPEGSAPPARATVLDTAEQLRKLPVLSSARIEVLHGRMSGDEKDAVMRAFAAGEIDVLVATTVIEVGVDVPNASVMVVLDADRFGVSQLHQLRGRVGRGGVPGLCLLVTTAEQGTTARERVEAVAETLDGFALAETDLELRREGDVLGSTQSGARSSLRLLRVVKDADVISDARAAAGPLVDADPTLAAHPALAAALERRLAETEREFLAKT; encoded by the coding sequence ATGCCCCCCCGACCGGTCACGGAGACCGTCACGTCGCCGCCTCGCATCGGGTACTCGCTCGACGCGAAGCTGCCCGGTGTCGTCGGCGATCGCACCGCATCCGCTCTGAAGCGCGCCTTCGGCATGATCACGGTCGCCGACCTGCTCACGCACTACCCGAGGCGCTATGCGCGTCGCGGTGAGCTGACGGCGCTCGCGAAGCTCCCCCTGGGGGAGGACGTCACGATCATCGCGGAGGTGCGCGAGGTGCGCGAGCGCCCCATGCGACAGCGGCGGGGCTCCCTCCTCGAGGTGTCGATCACCGACGGCGAGGGCTTCCTCACGCTCACCTGGTTCAACCAGAAGTGGCGCGCCGATCAGCTTCGGCCGGGTACCCGCGGCATCTTCGCCGGCAAGGTCACCGAGTACCGGGGCAAGGTGCAGCTCGCGCATCCGGATTACCACCTCCTCGACGACCTCCAGCTGGCGGGCGGCGGGAAGGACCTCAAGGAGTGGGCGGAGTCGCCCATCCCGATCTACCCGGCGACGAGCACGGTGGCGTCGTGGCAGATCCAGAAGGCGATGGAGGTCGTCCTCGACGGCATCGGCGAGATCCCCGACCCCGTGCCCGCCGAGGTGCGGGCCGAGCACGGGCTGCTGTCGCTCACCGAGGCGTTCGAGCTCATCCACCGTCCCGAGAAGGACTCCGAGTGGCGGCGTGCGCGCGACGCCCTCCGCTTCCAGGAGGCGTTCGTCCTGCAGACGGCTCTGCTCGCACAGCGGGCGGCCGCGCACAGCGAGCCCGCCACTCCTCGCGCGCCGAAGCCGGGCGGCCTGCTGGAGCGCTTCGACGCGGCGCTTCCGTTCGAGCTGACCGGCGACCAGAAGGCAGTCGGGGCCGACATCGAGCGCGATCTCGGGTCCGACGCCGCCATGATGCGGCTGCTGCAGGGCGAGGTCGGCTCGGGCAAGACGCTCGTCGCCGTCCGCGCCATGCTCGCGGTGGCCGACAGCGGCGGCCAGTCCGCGCTGCTGGCGCCGACGGAGGTGCTCGCCACGCAGCACCTCCGTTCCATCGCGCGGGTGCTCGGGCCGGATCTCTCGGCTCAGCTCATGCCGACGCTGCTCACCGGCCAGATGTCGACCGCGGAGCGCAAGAAGGCGCTGCTGCGCATCGTCACGGGCCAGGCGCGCATAGTGGTCGGCACGCACGCCCTCTTGTCCGAGTCGGTGCAGTTCTACGATCTCGGGTTCGTGGTGGTCGACGAGCAGCACCGCTTCGGCGTCGAGCAGCGCGACACCCTGCGCCGCAAGGGCGCGACCCCGCCGCACGTGCTCGTCATGACGGCCACCCCCATCCCGCGCACGGTCGCGATGACGGTGTTCGGCGACCTCGACGTCAGCGTCATCTCCGAGCTGCCGGCCGGCAGGCAGGGCATCCAGAGCGTCGCCGTGCCCATCGTCGAGAAGCCGGCCTGGGGCACCCGCATCTGGGAGCGCGTGCACGAGGAGCTGGAGCTCGGGCGACAGGCGTTCGTGGTGTGCCCCGCGATCGACGCGAGCGGATCGGCCGAGGAGGACGCCGACGTCGAGGAGCCGCCGGAGGGATCCGCGCCTCCCGCACGCGCGACCGTGCTCGACACGGCGGAGCAGCTGCGGAAGCTGCCCGTGCTCTCCTCCGCTCGCATCGAGGTGCTGCACGGTCGCATGTCCGGCGACGAGAAGGATGCGGTGATGCGCGCCTTCGCCGCCGGCGAGATCGACGTGCTGGTCGCCACCACGGTGATCGAGGTGGGTGTCGACGTGCCGAACGCGTCGGTGATGGTGGTCCTCGACGCCGACCGCTTCGGTGTCAGTCAGCTCCATCAGCTGCGCGGGCGCGTCGGTCGTGGCGGTGTCCCGGGGCTCTGCCTGCTCGTCACGACGGCCGAGCAGGGGACGACGGCGCGGGAGCGGGTGGAGGCCGTGGCCGAGACGCTCGACGGGTTCGCGCTGGCCGAGACCGACCTCGAGCTCCGTCGCGAGGGCGACGTCCTCGGGAGCACGCAGTCCGGCGCCCGGTCGTCGCTGCGGCTCCTGCGCGTGGTGAAGGACGCCGACGTGATCTCCGACGCGCGCGCCGCGGCGGGCCCGCTGGTCGACGCCGATCCCACGCTCGCCGCGCATCCGGCGCTGGCCGCCGCGCTGGAGCGCCGGCTGGCCGAGACCGAGCGGGAGTTCCTCGCCAAGACCTGA
- the rsmD gene encoding 16S rRNA (guanine(966)-N(2))-methyltransferase RsmD, translating to MTRIIAGFAGSLSLAVPKSGTRPTSDRVREAIFSALESRGGLDGDRVLDLYAGSGALGLESASRGASHVVLVERNQAAARVAKANAAIVRRAAPAGLAPTVEVSTSTVAGYLAASRGEYDVVFLDPPYDVGETELGEALSALVPRLASDAVVLVERSSRSTEPRWPEGLVPTRDRSYGETTLWWAARA from the coding sequence GTGACACGCATCATCGCCGGGTTCGCGGGCTCGCTCTCGCTGGCCGTGCCGAAGTCCGGGACGCGGCCCACCAGCGACCGTGTCCGCGAGGCGATCTTCTCCGCGCTCGAGTCGCGTGGCGGGCTCGACGGCGATCGAGTGCTCGACCTCTACGCCGGATCGGGCGCGCTCGGCCTCGAGTCCGCCAGCCGTGGCGCCTCCCACGTCGTGCTCGTGGAGCGCAACCAGGCGGCGGCGCGCGTGGCGAAGGCGAACGCGGCGATCGTCCGGCGTGCTGCGCCCGCGGGGCTCGCGCCGACGGTCGAGGTGTCCACGTCCACCGTCGCGGGCTACCTCGCCGCGTCGAGGGGCGAGTACGACGTGGTGTTCCTGGACCCGCCGTACGACGTCGGCGAGACGGAGCTCGGCGAGGCGCTCTCGGCGCTCGTCCCCCGACTGGCGTCGGATGCGGTGGTGCTGGTCGAGCGGAGCTCCCGCTCGACCGAGCCCCGCTGGCCGGAGGGACTCGTGCCCACCCGCGACCGCTCCTACGGCGAGACCACGCTCTGGTGGGCCGCTCGCGCCTGA
- a CDS encoding thiamine-phosphate kinase, protein MCPARRSADDDARRSAEDDARDLPSSGADDARDLPSSDADDAATLAEVGEGEVLRRIFPRLPHSAAELLGPGDDCAVLAAPDGRFVVTTDTMVQGPDFRLAWSTAHDIGWKAAMTNLADVAAMGARPTGLVVAIAAPLDTPVSVLLGIADGLREACVSAAPGCGVVGGDLSTSSALTIAVTAFGSLDGGEPVTRAGARPGDVVAVAGELGLAGAGIWLLFRDGTHDADADGDSIPDARRGRALRRHHGALLEAQLAPRVPVALGVTAREAGATAMLDVSDGLTLDARRLARASGCTVRLDPAAIEREAAALHAVDPIVGERARAFVLSGGEDHALLATFPASVPLPEGFRPLGAVTAGEPDVLVGEVPSASLGGWDPYADWDGRAG, encoded by the coding sequence ATGTGCCCAGCCCGAAGGTCAGCTGATGACGACGCCCGACGGTCAGCTGAGGACGACGCGCGCGACCTCCCGTCGTCGGGGGCGGACGACGCGCGCGACCTCCCCTCGTCCGACGCGGACGACGCGGCGACGCTCGCCGAGGTCGGGGAGGGCGAGGTCCTCCGCCGGATCTTCCCCCGCCTGCCGCACTCCGCGGCGGAGCTGCTGGGTCCGGGCGACGACTGCGCGGTGCTCGCCGCGCCCGACGGCCGCTTCGTCGTGACCACCGACACGATGGTGCAGGGCCCCGACTTCCGGCTGGCGTGGTCGACCGCCCACGACATCGGGTGGAAGGCGGCGATGACGAACCTCGCCGACGTGGCCGCGATGGGTGCGCGTCCGACCGGGCTGGTGGTCGCGATCGCCGCCCCGCTCGACACCCCGGTCTCGGTCCTGCTGGGGATCGCCGACGGCCTCCGGGAGGCGTGCGTGAGCGCCGCACCCGGGTGCGGGGTGGTGGGCGGCGACCTCTCGACGTCGTCGGCGCTCACGATCGCGGTGACGGCGTTCGGCTCGCTCGACGGCGGCGAGCCGGTGACGCGAGCGGGTGCCCGTCCCGGTGACGTCGTCGCGGTCGCGGGCGAGCTCGGGCTCGCCGGCGCCGGCATCTGGCTGCTCTTCCGCGACGGCACGCACGACGCGGATGCGGACGGCGACTCGATCCCGGATGCGCGGCGGGGCCGCGCCCTCCGCAGGCATCACGGCGCCCTCCTCGAGGCGCAGCTCGCACCGCGCGTCCCGGTCGCGCTCGGCGTGACCGCCCGCGAGGCGGGCGCGACCGCGATGCTCGACGTGTCGGACGGACTGACCCTCGACGCCCGACGTCTGGCTCGAGCGAGCGGATGCACGGTGCGGCTCGACCCTGCGGCGATCGAGCGGGAGGCCGCGGCGCTCCACGCCGTCGATCCGATCGTGGGGGAGCGGGCGAGGGCGTTCGTGCTCTCGGGCGGCGAGGACCACGCGCTCCTCGCGACCTTCCCCGCCTCCGTCCCCCTGCCGGAGGGGTTCCGGCCGCTCGGTGCGGTGACGGCGGGGGAGCCGGACGTGCTCGTGGGCGAGGTGCCCTCCGCGTCGCTCGGCGGCTGGGATCCGTATGCCGACTGGGACGGTCGCGCGGGCTGA
- a CDS encoding DUF3515 family protein: MSARPLRRVSALVGGVLLAVVALTGCTPAVSLEAAADATDPGCAEVIVRLPDTVADQPKRETDAQATGAWGSPASVLLRCGVADTGPTTLPCVDVNGIDWVRDDSDAPNYRFTTFGRTPTTEVIVNGDAVSGTTALVDLTNAVQVVPQTAKCTDISDSFSG, from the coding sequence ATGTCCGCACGCCCCCTCCGCCGCGTCTCCGCCCTCGTCGGCGGAGTCCTCCTCGCCGTCGTCGCCCTCACCGGATGCACGCCCGCCGTCTCGCTCGAGGCCGCGGCCGACGCCACCGACCCGGGCTGCGCCGAGGTGATCGTCCGGCTGCCCGACACGGTCGCCGACCAGCCCAAGCGCGAGACGGATGCGCAGGCCACCGGCGCGTGGGGCTCTCCCGCCTCCGTGCTGCTGCGCTGCGGCGTCGCCGACACGGGTCCCACCACGCTCCCCTGCGTGGACGTGAACGGCATCGACTGGGTGCGCGACGACTCCGACGCTCCGAACTACCGCTTCACGACCTTCGGTCGGACTCCCACGACGGAGGTGATCGTCAACGGGGACGCGGTGTCAGGCACGACGGCGCTCGTCGACCTCACGAACGCGGTGCAGGTCGTCCCCCAGACGGCGAAGTGCACCGACATCTCCGACTCCTTCTCCGGCTGA
- a CDS encoding D-alanine--D-alanine ligase family protein — protein sequence MPDRLRVALVFGGRSSEHSISCATAGGVLEAIDRSRYEVIPVGITRDGAFVLEQDDPSRFALDATRLPEVVDNGTRIQWPDSVSSRELTVTEARGAAPRSLGAIDVVFPILHGPYGEDGTIQGLFELLGLPYVGSGVLASALGMDKHFTKTVLEKAGIAVAPWQTVTAQQWASSASSVTASAEALGLPVFVKPARAGSSVGVTKVSAWDELPAAIDIALHEDSRILIESAIVGREVECGVLSGRGGAAPRVSVAGEIVMTAREFYDFEAKYLDAPGVDLVCPASLTDDELSRMQELAARAFTAIDGAGLARVDFFLTPSGEFVINEINTMPGFTPISMFPKCWIASGVSYPALIDELLALALE from the coding sequence ATGCCCGACAGACTCAGGGTCGCTCTCGTCTTCGGCGGACGATCGAGCGAGCACTCGATCAGCTGCGCCACGGCGGGCGGAGTGCTGGAGGCGATCGATAGGTCGCGCTACGAGGTGATCCCCGTGGGCATCACTCGCGACGGCGCCTTCGTGCTGGAGCAGGACGACCCCTCGCGCTTCGCGCTCGACGCGACACGCCTTCCCGAGGTCGTCGACAACGGCACGCGCATCCAGTGGCCCGACAGCGTCTCCTCCCGCGAGCTGACGGTGACGGAGGCGCGGGGCGCGGCTCCGCGCTCGCTCGGAGCCATCGACGTGGTGTTCCCGATCCTGCACGGCCCCTACGGGGAGGACGGCACGATCCAGGGCCTCTTCGAGCTGCTCGGGCTGCCGTACGTGGGCTCGGGCGTGCTCGCCTCGGCGCTCGGCATGGACAAGCACTTCACCAAGACCGTGCTCGAGAAGGCGGGGATCGCGGTCGCGCCCTGGCAGACCGTGACGGCCCAGCAGTGGGCGTCCTCCGCGTCGTCGGTGACCGCGTCGGCCGAGGCGCTCGGGCTGCCCGTCTTCGTCAAGCCCGCGCGCGCCGGCTCGTCGGTCGGCGTCACGAAGGTCTCCGCGTGGGACGAGCTGCCCGCCGCGATCGACATCGCGCTGCACGAGGACAGCCGCATCCTGATCGAGAGCGCCATCGTCGGGCGGGAGGTGGAGTGCGGAGTGCTCTCCGGCCGCGGGGGAGCGGCGCCCCGCGTGTCGGTGGCGGGCGAGATCGTGATGACCGCGCGCGAGTTCTACGACTTCGAGGCGAAGTACCTCGACGCCCCCGGGGTCGACCTGGTGTGCCCCGCATCCCTCACCGACGACGAGCTGTCGCGCATGCAGGAGCTCGCCGCGCGCGCGTTCACCGCGATCGACGGCGCGGGCCTCGCGCGGGTCGACTTCTTCCTGACGCCGTCGGGCGAGTTCGTCATCAACGAGATCAACACGATGCCGGGGTTCACCCCCATCTCGATGTTCCCCAAGTGCTGGATCGCGAGCGGCGTCTCCTACCCCGCCCTCATCGACGAGCTCCTCGCGCTCGCCCTCGAGTAG
- a CDS encoding NAD(P)H-dependent glycerol-3-phosphate dehydrogenase, whose protein sequence is MTPRVLHAAPVRRRVTVVGAGSWGTTFAKVLADGGAEVTLWARRPEVAHEIREAHRNSDYLPGVNLPPLVTATSDLGAALADAEQVFVSIPSQSLRENLEAMRPLLPSAVPVVSLMKGVEKSTGLRMSEVLEIGLGLDADRVAVASGPNLALEIAKEQPTAAVVSSSSLETAEAVAMVARNRYFRSFVNTDVIGTEFGGVLKNLVAVAIGIVDGVGYGENTKASIITRGLVEMTDFAVAYGAHPETLSGLAGLGDLIATCGSPLSRNNTAGRLLGQGYGYADVVAQMHQTAEGLASLAPVLALAAEKNVDMPICRQVEQVLAGTLDPKDIAPHLTTDDSEPVGERTTDARQTQGRSRLRRTIERALDQLRHGGRSAGGDR, encoded by the coding sequence GTGACGCCGCGCGTCCTGCACGCCGCTCCCGTCCGCCGCCGCGTCACCGTGGTGGGAGCGGGCAGCTGGGGCACCACCTTCGCCAAGGTGCTCGCCGATGGCGGCGCCGAGGTGACGCTCTGGGCGCGCCGGCCGGAGGTGGCCCACGAGATCCGCGAGGCGCACCGGAACAGCGACTACCTCCCGGGTGTCAACCTGCCTCCGCTGGTCACGGCGACCAGCGACCTGGGCGCCGCCCTGGCCGACGCGGAGCAGGTGTTCGTCTCGATCCCGAGCCAGTCGCTGCGCGAGAACCTCGAGGCCATGCGTCCGCTGCTGCCGTCTGCGGTGCCCGTCGTCAGCCTCATGAAGGGCGTCGAGAAGAGCACCGGGCTCCGCATGAGCGAGGTGCTCGAGATCGGTCTCGGGCTCGACGCCGACCGGGTCGCGGTCGCCTCCGGGCCGAACCTCGCCCTCGAGATCGCGAAGGAGCAGCCGACGGCGGCCGTGGTCTCGTCGAGCTCGCTCGAGACGGCGGAGGCGGTGGCCATGGTCGCGCGCAACCGCTACTTCCGCAGCTTCGTGAACACCGACGTCATCGGCACCGAGTTCGGCGGGGTGCTCAAGAACCTCGTGGCCGTCGCCATCGGCATCGTCGACGGCGTCGGCTACGGCGAGAACACGAAGGCCTCGATCATCACGCGGGGTCTGGTCGAGATGACCGACTTCGCCGTCGCCTACGGCGCGCATCCGGAGACCCTGTCGGGGCTGGCGGGCCTCGGCGATCTCATCGCCACCTGCGGATCCCCGCTCTCGCGCAACAACACCGCCGGCCGGCTGCTCGGCCAGGGATACGGCTACGCCGACGTCGTGGCGCAGATGCACCAGACGGCGGAGGGCCTCGCCTCCCTCGCGCCGGTGCTCGCGCTGGCGGCCGAGAAGAACGTGGACATGCCCATCTGCCGTCAGGTCGAGCAGGTGCTGGCCGGTACGCTCGATCCGAAGGACATAGCACCCCACCTGACGACGGACGACTCCGAGCCTGTGGGTGAAAGGACCACGGATGCCCGACAGACTCAGGGTCGCTCTCGTCTTCGGCGGACGATCGAGCGAGCACTCGATCAGCTGCGCCACGGCGGGCGGAGTGCTGGAGGCGATCGATAG
- a CDS encoding lysophospholipid acyltransferase family protein, which yields MAAKKPKTDRVAAFRVIAVFVVPFLTAVSKLDIRGRENVPRTGAFVLSPNHYSNIDPLIMAWALWRSGRAPRFLAKASLWKIPVVRFALEKSGQIPVERAGATRGSAPLAAATRLVDEDAAVIVYPEGTLTRDPDLWPMRGKTGAARLALEQGVPLIPAAHWGTQKLLPRYSKRLHGVPRKRIEVLFGPPVDLDDLRGRPLDSKTLNEATDRIMAAITALVEDLRGETAPAERWNPSAHGQSEFGRMGDGRDGAASRADLSGTTGVVAGSAASAATDPGPSAADDAPGAHDDGATTGRTA from the coding sequence ATGGCAGCGAAGAAGCCCAAGACCGATCGTGTCGCCGCGTTCCGCGTGATCGCGGTGTTCGTGGTCCCGTTCCTGACGGCGGTGTCGAAGCTCGACATCCGCGGCCGGGAGAACGTGCCCCGCACCGGCGCGTTCGTGCTGAGCCCGAACCACTACAGCAACATCGACCCGCTGATCATGGCGTGGGCGCTGTGGCGGAGCGGTCGGGCGCCGCGGTTCCTCGCGAAGGCCTCGCTGTGGAAGATCCCGGTGGTGCGGTTCGCGCTGGAGAAGAGCGGTCAGATCCCGGTCGAGCGGGCCGGAGCCACCCGGGGCTCCGCGCCGCTGGCCGCGGCGACGCGGCTCGTCGACGAGGATGCCGCCGTCATCGTCTACCCGGAGGGCACGCTCACCCGCGATCCCGACCTGTGGCCGATGCGCGGCAAGACGGGGGCGGCGCGGCTGGCGCTCGAGCAGGGCGTGCCCCTCATCCCGGCGGCGCACTGGGGCACCCAGAAGCTGCTGCCGCGGTACTCGAAGCGGCTGCATGGCGTCCCCCGTAAGCGGATCGAGGTGCTCTTCGGCCCGCCCGTCGACCTCGACGACCTGCGCGGCCGGCCGCTCGACTCGAAGACGCTGAACGAGGCGACCGACCGCATCATGGCGGCGATCACCGCACTGGTCGAGGACCTGCGCGGCGAGACGGCCCCGGCCGAGCGCTGGAACCCCTCCGCGCACGGACAGAGCGAGTTCGGGCGGATGGGCGACGGGCGGGACGGAGCGGCATCGCGTGCCGACCTCTCGGGGACGACCGGCGTCGTCGCGGGCTCAGCAGCGTCCGCCGCCACCGATCCGGGTCCGTCCGCCGCCGATGACGCGCCCGGAGCCCATGACGACGGCGCCACGACCGGGCGCACCGCGTGA
- the murA gene encoding UDP-N-acetylglucosamine 1-carboxyvinyltransferase produces the protein MNSLVQDARAAAARVGLKSDTIVIEGGRPLRGSIDVRGAKNLVTKAMVASLLGDEKSILRDVPDISDVHVVMSLLGAHGVQITGDPATGVLVLDPANVSHGDSAEIDALSGSSRIPILFCGPLLHRLGRAFIPDLGGCRIGDRPIDFHLDALRAFGAIVDKLPSGIDITAPNGLHAAKIELPYPSVGATEQVLLTGVRVPGETELKNAAIEPEIMDLIAVLQKMGAIISVEPNRTILIEGVDSLGGYNHRALFDRNEAASWASAALATGGSIFTAGAKQSEMMTFLNVFRKIGGAFDIEEDGIRFYHPGGDLKPVVVETDVHPGFMTDWQQPLIVALTQAHGTSIVHETVYENRFGFTDALIEMGANIEIHKEGLADPNRRVPRRALEQAAVITGPTKLHGTEMVVPDLRGGFSHLIAALTAEGQSVVSNLGLIARGYGDIVNKLEKLGADFRFQE, from the coding sequence GTGAACTCTCTCGTCCAGGATGCCCGAGCAGCGGCAGCGCGCGTCGGACTCAAGTCCGACACCATCGTCATCGAAGGCGGTCGACCGCTCCGCGGCTCGATCGACGTCCGCGGGGCCAAGAACCTCGTGACCAAGGCGATGGTCGCGTCGCTCCTCGGCGACGAGAAGAGCATCCTCCGCGACGTCCCCGACATCAGCGACGTCCACGTCGTGATGAGCCTGCTCGGGGCGCATGGGGTGCAGATCACCGGCGACCCCGCCACCGGCGTGCTCGTCCTCGACCCGGCCAACGTGTCGCACGGCGACAGCGCCGAGATCGACGCGCTCTCGGGCTCCAGCCGCATCCCGATCTTGTTCTGCGGCCCGCTGCTGCACCGCCTGGGCCGGGCGTTCATCCCCGACCTCGGCGGGTGCCGCATCGGCGACCGGCCGATCGACTTCCACCTGGATGCGCTGCGCGCGTTCGGCGCGATCGTCGACAAGCTGCCGAGCGGCATCGACATCACCGCTCCGAACGGTCTGCACGCGGCGAAGATCGAGCTGCCCTACCCGAGCGTCGGCGCGACCGAGCAGGTCCTGCTCACCGGCGTGCGCGTGCCCGGCGAGACCGAGCTGAAGAACGCCGCCATCGAGCCCGAGATCATGGACCTCATCGCGGTGCTGCAGAAGATGGGCGCGATCATCTCGGTCGAGCCCAACCGCACCATCCTCATCGAGGGCGTCGACTCGCTGGGCGGCTACAACCACCGCGCGCTGTTCGACCGCAACGAGGCCGCCAGCTGGGCATCGGCGGCGCTGGCCACCGGGGGCTCGATCTTCACGGCCGGTGCGAAGCAGTCCGAGATGATGACCTTCCTCAACGTGTTCCGCAAGATCGGCGGAGCGTTCGACATCGAGGAGGACGGCATCCGCTTCTACCACCCGGGTGGCGACCTCAAGCCCGTCGTGGTCGAGACCGATGTGCATCCCGGCTTCATGACCGACTGGCAGCAGCCGCTCATCGTGGCGCTGACGCAGGCCCACGGCACCTCGATCGTGCACGAGACCGTGTACGAGAACCGCTTCGGCTTCACGGATGCGCTGATCGAGATGGGCGCGAACATCGAGATCCACAAGGAGGGTCTGGCCGACCCCAACCGTCGTGTGCCGCGCCGCGCGCTCGAGCAGGCCGCGGTCATCACCGGCCCGACGAAGCTGCACGGCACCGAGATGGTCGTCCCCGACCTCCGCGGCGGGTTCAGCCACCTCATCGCGGCGCTCACCGCCGAGGGGCAGTCCGTGGTCTCGAACCTCGGGCTCATCGCCCGCGGCTACGGCGACATCGTGAACAAGCTCGAGAAGCTCGGGGCCGACTTCCGCTTCCAGGAGTAG
- the leuD gene encoding 3-isopropylmalate dehydratase small subunit produces MDAFAKHTGVAVPLKRSNVDTDQIIPAVYLKRVTKTGFDDALFSAWRNDPEFVLNQEPFKAGSILVAGPDFGTGSSREHAVWALRDYGFKVVLSPRFADIFRGNSGKQGLVTGIVDEPDIERIWAIIDAQPGIEMTVDLVEKTATVGDFTVGFDIDDYTRWRLLEGLDDIGLTLRDEAAITEFEGRRDGWRPQTLPVR; encoded by the coding sequence ATGGATGCGTTCGCGAAGCACACCGGAGTCGCCGTCCCGCTGAAGCGGTCGAACGTCGACACCGACCAGATCATCCCCGCGGTCTACCTCAAGCGCGTCACCAAGACGGGCTTCGACGACGCGCTGTTCTCCGCCTGGCGGAACGACCCCGAGTTCGTGCTCAACCAGGAGCCGTTCAAGGCGGGCAGCATCCTCGTGGCCGGCCCCGACTTCGGCACGGGCTCGAGCCGCGAGCACGCCGTGTGGGCGCTCCGCGACTACGGCTTCAAGGTGGTGCTCAGCCCCCGGTTCGCCGACATCTTCCGCGGGAACTCGGGCAAGCAGGGCCTGGTCACGGGGATCGTCGACGAGCCCGACATCGAGCGGATCTGGGCGATCATCGACGCCCAGCCGGGCATTGAGATGACGGTCGACCTCGTCGAGAAGACCGCCACGGTCGGCGACTTCACAGTCGGATTCGACATCGACGATTACACTCGGTGGAGACTGCTCGAGGGTCTGGATGACATCGGGCTCACGCTCCGCGATGAGGCGGCGATCACGGAATTCGAGGGACGACGCGACGGTTGGAGACCTCAGACCCTACCCGTGAGATAA